CGCGGCGGCCTTTTTCCTCTCGGCCAGTTGCTGGTCGAGGAGGCGCACCTTTCGCAGCACGGGCGCGGCGGCGGTCAGTTCTTCTCTGGCGCGGGCGGTGCGCTGCTCTGCCGATTTCAGAACTTCGGCCTGCGCTCCGGCGGAAGACTCAAGACCGGGCAGGCCGACGTTACCGGTTTTCAGAGCTTCTTTGTCCGCTGCCTGCTGTTTGCGGACTTCGGCGAGCGTTGCGTAGGCCCCGTCCAGCGCGGCCGCGTTCAGGGCCCGGTCGAGCCGTTCCCGTTCCGGCCTGAAGGCCTCGGTTTCGTCGCGCAGCTGGTCCGCCTCTTTGGCCAGATCACCCAGTTCCTTTCGCAGGCCGTTTATGGCGGTGAGCCAGGCGATGGCCCGAGCGGTTTCCCCCACCTTGGCCACCAGAACGGTTTCTTCTTTCATCCCGGCTTCCAGCGCCCGGACTGTCTCCGCTTCCTCTTCCGGAGCGAGCAGGGTGATGCCCGCCGTCTCGGCCTGGAGCAGGCGCAGGGTTTCCTGTTCGGCCCGGTGGCGCTCATGGATGCGCACGGATATGCGGCTGTAGATTTCCGTACCGGTGATCTGCTCCAGAATCGGCGCCCGCTCGTCGGGCGCGGCCTGAAGGAACGCGGCGAATCCGCCCTGGGCCAGCAGCATGGAGCGGGTGAAGCGGTCGAAATCCATGCCCGTGACCTTTTCGATCCGCCGGGCGACTTCCAGCAGTCTGGTTTCCAGAATCTCACCCGATCCGGCGTCGGCTATTTCGTGTCTCGGAGGCTGAAGCTCGCCATCCGGCTTCTTGCGCGCCCGGTGCTGGCTCCAGTGGGCGCAAAACCGTCCGGCCTGAGTCTCGAAGGTGACCTCGGCGAAACACTCGCCGGTCTGGCGGGACATGATTTCGTTGCCGTTTTTGGTGACTCTGGGCAGACGCGGCGTCCGTCCGTAAAGAGCCAGGCAGACGGCGTCGAGGATGGTCGTCTTGCCCGCGCCGGTGGGGCCGGTGATGGCGAAGATGCCGTCGGCGATAAAGGCCGGATCGGTCAGGTCGATCTCCCATTCCCCGGCCAGAGAATTCAGGTTCTGAAAGCGGATGTGGAGTATGCGCATGACCTTTTATTCCGCTTGGTCCTCGTGAAGGGACAGAAGCGCTTCCCGGTAGGTGCGCAGCAGCTCCGGCCGTTCTTCTTCGGGCACGCCGCGGGCATCCAGACAGCGTCTGAACACGTCCTCCACGCTCAGATCGTCCAGGGTTTCTTCCGCCCGGCCTTGCATCGCGCGGGCCGTGGCGCGGCAGTTTTTCACCCGCAGGATTTCGAGCCCCGTGCCGGAGATGGCCGCTTCCAGACGTTCGCGCAAATCTCCGATGATTCCGGCCCCTTCGTAAACGATTTCAAGCCAGGCCCGCGAACCCGCCGCCGACAATTCTTTGATGCGGCCCGCGATCCGCTCCCAGTCCCCGGCGATGCGTTCGAGCTCCTGAAATACCGGCACATCGATCAGATGTACGGACGCCGCCCGGCCCTGGAATTCGGCCAGGCAGACGCTTTTTCTCTGGCCCGCCTCGCCAAAGCCCATGGGCAGGGGAGAGCCGCTGTATCTGATGGTCTCCAGACCGCCGACCTTCTGCGGAACGTGCAGATGCCCCATGGCCACATAGTCGAAGCACGGCGGGAAGACGTCCGCGCTAACCTGGGCCAGAGAGCCGACGTAGAGGTCACGCACGCCGTCGCCCTCGACGGTCCGGCCTCCGGCGGCGAAAAGATGCCCCATGGCCACAATGGGAATGTCCGCCCCGAGCTCTCCGCGCTTTTCTTCGGCCGAGGCGGCGACGGCGGCGTAATGAGCGCGGATGCCTTCCACGAGCTTGCGTTCCTTGTCCTCCGGACTCTCCCCGGCTTCCGCCGTGCGGATGTCCCGGTCCCGCAGATAGGGCACGGCGCAGACGATCAGTTCCGGATTGTCCTGCTCATTACGGAGCACCAGTACCTCGTCTTCCGGGCGGGGGGCGGCGCTTCCGGCCACATGGACGTTCAGGGCCTTGAGCAGCTCTTTGGGGGCGTCGAGAAAGGACGGCGAGTCGTGGTTGCCGGCCACGACGACAACGTGCCGGCAGGAGGAGGCCGCCACCCGGCACAGAAAGCGGTAGTAGAGTTCCTGGGCGCGGGTGCCCGGAGTGCCGGTGTCGAAGACATCTCCGGCCACCAGCAGAATGTCGATTTCATTTTGCCGTATCGTCTCCGCCAGCCAGCCCAGAAAGACCTCGAACTCCTCGTGGCGCTTTCTGCCGTACAGGGTGCGTCCCAGATGCCAGTCGGAGGTGTGGAGAACTCTCATTTGGTAACCAATGCCTTCATCTGGTCAAAGTGGCGGTCATCGTCTTTTTGAATCAAGCAAAGCAGGTCGTTCAGTACCTGCTTCGTCATTGCTGTCCGGCTAAGTGATGCAATCTAACAGTGTGAAGTTATATGAATTATCGAATTTTCGTCGTCTGGGATTCAGGAGTTCATCCAAGGATGCCTCGCCGAGCAGGTTGAGTTGAATGAGCTGGAAGAGTTGCTGTACGGAGAGTCCGAGACGGCTGAGGAATTTCTGGTACGCGAGGAGC
Above is a window of Desulfomicrobium orale DSM 12838 DNA encoding:
- a CDS encoding exonuclease SbcCD subunit D C-terminal domain-containing protein, translated to MRVLHTSDWHLGRTLYGRKRHEEFEVFLGWLAETIRQNEIDILLVAGDVFDTGTPGTRAQELYYRFLCRVAASSCRHVVVVAGNHDSPSFLDAPKELLKALNVHVAGSAAPRPEDEVLVLRNEQDNPELIVCAVPYLRDRDIRTAEAGESPEDKERKLVEGIRAHYAAVAASAEEKRGELGADIPIVAMGHLFAAGGRTVEGDGVRDLYVGSLAQVSADVFPPCFDYVAMGHLHVPQKVGGLETIRYSGSPLPMGFGEAGQRKSVCLAEFQGRAASVHLIDVPVFQELERIAGDWERIAGRIKELSAAGSRAWLEIVYEGAGIIGDLRERLEAAISGTGLEILRVKNCRATARAMQGRAEETLDDLSVEDVFRRCLDARGVPEEERPELLRTYREALLSLHEDQAE